A stretch of the Corylus avellana chromosome ca6, CavTom2PMs-1.0 genome encodes the following:
- the LOC132184695 gene encoding uncharacterized protein LOC132184695, with protein sequence MATSISHLLLSPKPPFLPLYPSLPFFSPLTLPPRSPKLLCCLSVKQQANEQISTTQSDAANTLRVAFAAGGTGGHIYPAVAIADELKIANPTVQILFLGIPNSMESAAIPSSGYVFASIPAAPLARPFVSFQNLLLPIRLIKSLIQSHKKLREFDPHVVIGTGGYVSFPVCLAAALNGIKLVIQEQNSVPGIANWLLSFLADVVFVAFNSTIDCFPRKSKCVVCGNPVRLALRQDVPKAVARLKFFPKSGKAGVSEGKVLLVLGGSLGANAINIALLNLYYMLLENEKLYIIWQTGVESYNEMESLVKNHPHLYLTPFMHSMDLAYAAADLLISRAGAMTCYEILATGKPSILIPSPNVAEGHQFRNASLMADLAGSRVITEDELDSTTLALAIEEILGDERKMADMSERALKIAKPYASAEIAQHILSLVNFSTAKEKH encoded by the exons ATGGCCACCTCCATTTCCCACCTCTTACTCTCTCCAAAGCCCCCTTTTTTACCGCTATACCCTTCTCTTCCCTTCTTCTCACCTCTCACGCTCCCACCCAg GTCTCCCAAGCTCCTCTGCTGTCTCTCCGTCAAACAGCAAGCAAATGAGCAAATATCCACCACCCAAAGCGACGCTGCTAACACTCTCCGTGTCGCTTTTGCCGCAGGCGGCACCGGTGGCCACATATACCCGGCGGTCGCCATAGCAGACGAGCTCAAAATCGCCAACCCCACCGTCCAAATCCTGTTCTTAGGCATACCCAATAGCATGGAAAGCGCCGCTATCCCCTCCTCCGGCTATGTCTTCGCCTCCATCCCCGCCGCGCCATTGGCCCGCCCTTTCGTCTCCTTCCAAAACCTCTTGCTCCCCATACGTTTGATCAAAAGTCTGATCCAAAGTCATAAAAAACTGCGCGAGTTCGATCCCCATGTTGTCATCGGTACCGGCGGGTACGTCTCGTTCCCAGTTTGCCTCGCCGCTGCGCTGAATGGCATTAAGCTTGTGATCCAAGAGCAGAACTCGGTGCCCGGGATAGCAAAttggcttctttctttcttggcGGACGTGGTTTTCGTGGCCTTTAACTCGACCATTGACTGTTTTCCAAGGAAGAGTAAATGTGTGGTGTGTGGGAATCCGGTGAGGTTGGCGTTGAGGCAGGATGTGCCGAAGGCGGTGGCAAGGTTGAAGTTCTTTCCGAAGTCTGGAAAGGCGGGGGTTTCGGAGGGAAAGGTTTTGTTGGTGCTTGGAGGGTCTTTGGGTGCTAATGCTATTAATATTGCTTTGTTGAATTTGTATTATATGCTGTTGGAAAACGAGAAATTGTATATTATATGGCAGACAGGGGTGGAGTCATACAATGAGATGGAGAGCCTCGTGAAAAATCACCCGCATTTGTATCTGACGCC GTTTATGCATTCTATGGACTTGGCTTATGCAGCCGCAGACCTTCTCATTTCTAGAGCTGGTGCTATGACTTGTTATGAGATCTTGGCCACTGGGAAACCTTCCATTCTG ATACCATCCCCAAATGTTGCTGAAGGACATCAATTCAGAAATGCTTCTTTAATGGCAGATTTAGCAGGTTCCAGGGTTATAACTGAAGATGAACTTGATTCAACCACCCTTGCTCTTGCAATTGAAGAGATATTAG